The Longimicrobiaceae bacterium genome includes a region encoding these proteins:
- a CDS encoding NHLP bacteriocin system secretion protein — protein sequence MQSTVFRKVSLDRLSSPEQLDQLVQVTTPRGWVALAALSLLIVTGVVWGVVGSVPEKVGGDGILVKSGGVFEVVPLGSGRVADVAVRVGEVVNEGQVVARIAQPDLMAAVSGARASLEDLRVQHRQLVEFGSREVQMQSQYLAQQRVNLTQAIHAGEEDLGWLREKIANQDRLVTQGLITRQTLLTTKQQYDAADKDVRANRNQLQQNLVDQTTLREKKQQEVLASQLKINEAEMGLRRQEEELRRSSEVVSPYTGRVLEVMTEQGHVINRGEPVLRMDLAGKTVKSLEAVIYVPSTQGKKIRPGMRIQISPSTVRQEEYGYVLGTVTYVSDFPATAQGMSRILKNDALVTALAGGGAPYEVHADLIPDPDTHSRYRWSSPGGPPTEIQSGTLCKAFITLVERRPIEMVLPILRSSAGV from the coding sequence ATGCAGAGCACCGTCTTCCGCAAGGTCTCGCTGGACCGCCTCTCCTCGCCCGAGCAGCTGGATCAGCTCGTACAGGTCACCACGCCGCGCGGCTGGGTGGCGCTGGCCGCGCTGTCTCTGCTCATCGTCACCGGCGTGGTGTGGGGCGTGGTGGGCAGCGTGCCCGAGAAGGTGGGCGGCGACGGCATCCTGGTGAAGTCCGGCGGCGTGTTCGAGGTGGTGCCGTTGGGCAGCGGGCGCGTGGCCGACGTGGCGGTGCGGGTGGGCGAGGTGGTGAACGAGGGGCAGGTGGTGGCCCGCATCGCCCAGCCGGACCTGATGGCCGCCGTCTCCGGCGCGCGCGCCAGCCTGGAGGACCTGCGCGTGCAGCACCGGCAGCTGGTGGAGTTCGGCAGCCGCGAGGTGCAGATGCAGTCGCAGTACCTGGCCCAGCAGCGCGTGAACCTCACCCAGGCCATCCACGCCGGCGAGGAGGACCTGGGCTGGCTGCGCGAGAAGATCGCCAACCAGGACCGGCTGGTCACGCAGGGCCTCATCACCCGGCAGACGCTGCTCACCACCAAACAACAGTACGACGCCGCCGACAAGGACGTGCGCGCCAACCGCAACCAGCTGCAGCAGAACCTGGTGGACCAGACCACTCTGCGCGAGAAGAAGCAGCAGGAGGTGCTGGCGAGCCAGCTCAAGATCAACGAGGCGGAGATGGGGCTGCGGCGGCAGGAGGAGGAGCTTCGCCGCTCTTCCGAGGTCGTCTCGCCCTACACCGGCCGCGTGCTGGAGGTGATGACCGAGCAGGGCCACGTCATCAACCGCGGCGAGCCGGTGCTGCGGATGGACCTCGCGGGGAAGACGGTGAAGAGCCTGGAGGCCGTCATCTACGTCCCCTCCACGCAGGGCAAGAAGATCCGGCCGGGGATGCGCATCCAGATCTCCCCGTCCACCGTGCGGCAGGAGGAGTACGGCTACGTCCTGGGCACCGTGACGTACGTCTCCGACTTCCCCGCCACGGCGCAGGGCATGTCGCGCATCCTCAAGAACGACGCGCTGGTGACCGCGCTGGCCGGCGGCGGCGCCCCGTACGAGGTGCACGCCGACCTCATCCCCGACCCCGACACGCACAGCCGTTACCGCTGGTCTTCCCCCGGCGGCCCGC